GTTCGTGCGCTCCATGACCGCGACCCGCCCGTCGTTTCGGAGCCGCCAGTCGAACTGTCCGTAGCCCACGTCAACGGCGCAGACCTCTTTTGCGCCACGCCGCAGAAGCACGTCGGTGAAGCCGCCCGTCGAGGCCCCGGCGTCGAGGCAGAGACGGTCCGCAGCGTCCACGCCGAAGTCGTCCAGAGCGCGGGCGAGCTTCTCCCCGGCGCGGGAGACGTATCTTCGCGAATCTTCCTTGAGGGTGATCTCGGCGTCCGGGGAGACCTTCAGACCGGGTTTGGTCGCCACCTCGCCCCCGACGCGGACGGAGCCGGAGATCACGACCGCCTGCGCCTTCGAGCGGTTCTCGGCGAGGCCGAGCGCGACAAGCGCGGCGTCGAGGCGGGTTCGGTCCTTCATCCAGACCGTTTCATGGACGGATCAGCTCCCCCGGTGGCGGACAAAAAGGGCGAGCTGCTCAAGCCCCGAGGTGTCGCCGTCTATCTTCGAGAGCGCGCCGAGGGCGCGTCCGACCGACTCGTCGGCCTCCCGGCGCGCCCCTTCGAGGCCGTAGACCCCGACAAACGTCGCCTTGCCCTGCTCCTCGTCGCTCCCGGCGCTCTTGCCGAGTTCCTCCGTCGTCGCGGTCGCGTTCAGAACATCGTCCACTATCTGAAAACAGAGTCCGAGCTCCGCCGCGTAGTCGCTTATGGCGTCCTTCCCGCTTTCTGGCGCCCCGGCGACTATCGCCCCGATCCGGGCGGAGGATTTGATCAGCGCGCCGGTCTTGAACTCGTGGATCATACGCAGCGTTCTCGGGTCGGCGTCGGACCCCGCCCCGGTCTGGGCCATGTCTATAACCTGCCCACCGACCATCCCCTCGACCCCGGTCGAGTCGGCGAGCTCCTGCACGACCTCCAGGACCTGCTCCGGCCGGCCCTTCTGATGCACCGTGATAAGCGTCAGAGCCTCACCGAAGAAAGCGTCCCCGGCGAGTATCGCCATCGCCTCGCCGTACTTTTTGTGGAGCGTCGGACGACCGCGCCGGAAATCGTCGTCGTCCATCGCCGGGAGGTCGTCGTGGATCAGGGAATACGTGTGGATGAGTTCTATCGCCGCCGCCGAGGGCAGGGCGACCTCCGGCTCAGCCCCGAAAACAAGCGCGGCCTCCATGCAGAGCGTCGGCCTGACCCGCTTGCCGCCCGCCAGCAGCGAGTAGCGCATCGCCTCCTGAAGCACCGAGAGTTCCGGCTCGGCGGTGAAGCTCAGGCCCGCGAGGTACTCCTCGAAGATGATCCGGTGCGACTCCCAGCGTCCCGCGCCTGCCTCAGCCATGCGAAACCTTTTTCCCGGGCGGCTCTGCCGGGTCTTTATCGCCCCCGCTTTCGGAGGCTTCGGAGGCGAGGTAGGACTCCGCGCCGCGCAGAACGCCACCGACAAACGTCGGGGCTTCGTCGCTTGAGAAGCCCTTGGCGAGCTCGACCGCCTCGGTGATAGCGACGTGGGCCGGTACGTCTCCGGCGTGCGACATCTCAAAGACCCCGATGCGGAGCACCGTCCGGTCAACGGCGTTCATGCGCCCTATCGGCCAGCCGACCGCGACCTTCGATATCACCGCGTCTATCTCTTCGGCGTTTTTCTCGATGCCGTAGCAGAGCCTGACGGCGTACGGGTCGGGGTCGCCGCGGTAGGACCGCCAGCGTTTGACCGCCTCGGCGGTCCCGCTCCTGGTAACGTCGCTCCCGTAGAGGATCTGGAAAGCCTGTTTTCTGCCCGTCCGGCGGCTCAAAGCAGCCCGCCCGGAGTTGTCCGGTGTGTTTTCGTCTTGTTCACCTATACCCTCGTCAGGTACTCGCGGGAGCGGGTGTCCACCCGGATTCGGTCCCCGACGTTCACAAAGAGCGGAACCTGCACGGTGAGGCCGGTCTCGAGCGTGGCGGGTTTGGAGCCGCCGGTCGCCGTGTCGCCCTTGAGGCCGGGGTCGGTGTCGGTTACGGAGAGGTCAACGTGGCTCGGCGGCTCGACGCTCACTATCTCGCCGTCGGCGGAGAGGACGCTCACCGTCCCGTTCGCCGTTATGTACCCGGCGTTCTCCCCGATCACATCCTGCGGGATGGGGAGCTGCTCGTAGGTGTCGGTGTCCATAAAGTAGTGTAGATCGCCGTCCCGGTAGAGGTACGACATCTGCCGGGACTCGGTGCGGATGGAGTCCACCTTCTCTCCAGCCCTGAAGGTCTTCTCTATCGTCGCTCCGGTGTCCATATTGCGGAGCTTGGTACGCACGAACGCCGAGCCTTTGCCCGGCTTGACGTGCTGAAAAAAAACGATGGTGAACCGTTTGTTGTCCACCCGTATCGCGCTGCCGTTTTTAAACTGGTTGGTCGTGATCATCGCTGCCTCCCGTTATCTCATGCTGGTTCTGCGAGGTGACCGGACCTTGCCGGCCACGCCGGAGCTCCGTCCGAAGCCCCCGCAAGGTCGAATATTATCGCACATCATCTCCGGCTCTCCGAAGGGGTTCGGGCGGGATCAGGTCCCCTCCCGGGCAAGGATGTAGCCGGTCGCGGCGTGATACCCGTACGGCCCCATACCCGCCACGACCGCGCTGACGGCGGGCGAGACGACGGAGTGCCGCCGCCACTCCTCCCTTGCGTGGACGTTGGAGATGTGGACCTCGACCTTCGGGATTTCAAGCGGCTCCAGCGCGTCGTGCAGCGCGTAGGCGTAGTGCGTCCACGCGCCGGGGTTGAGGATAAGCCCATCGGAGGAGGCGGCGGCGCGGACAAACCCGACCATCTCCCCTTCGTGGTCGGTCTGGCGGAAGTCGAACTCCACGGTCGGAAAGGCCGATGCAAGACCCGACGTTATATCCCCGAGCGTCAGCGTCCCGTAGATCTCGGGTCTGCGCGTGCCGAGCGCCCCGAGGTTCACACCGTTTAGAACCGCTATCTTCATCCCGCCCCTTTCAGCGTTTCCAGCGCCTCGATGACCTCCGGCTCGGAGACCGATACCCCCCAGACCGGGCGTCCGATCTCTTCCAGCAGGACAAAGCGGTGCATCCTCGCGCCGTCTTCTGCGGCGCGTTTCTTGTCCCGGCTCATGGCGGCGAGTACCGCCCCCGCATCGAAACCCGTCTGCGTTACCGGAAGCCCGCAGGCCAGAAGCAGCTCGCGCTGGCGTTCCATGAGGTCGAAGCCGGTGTGTTTCGCTCCGATCTTCGCGGCGCAGACCATGCCGAGCGAGATCGCCTCGCCGTGCGAAAGCCTGTACCCGGAGGCGGCCTCCAGCCCGTGTCCGATGGTGTGACCGTAGTTCAGCACGGATCTCAGCCCGCCCTCGCGCTCGTCGCGCTCCACGACGCTCGCCTTGTAGCGGACCGCGTGCTCTATAAGCTTCACGAGGGGACCCGAATCGCCGGATCTGGCAGCGGAGATCGCATCGAGGTCCCTGAAGTATTCCCCGCCGGCGAGAAGTCCCATCTTGACGAGCTCCGCAAGACCGTTGGAGATCTCCCGCTCCGGAAGGGTCTCGAGCCGGGCGATGTCCGCGACGACGGCCTCCGGCTGGTGAAACGCCCCGACAAGGTTCTTGCCTTCGGGGAGATCCAGTCCGACCTTCCCCCCGACGGAGCTGTCCACCATAGAGAGAAGCGTCGTCGGGAGCATCACGAGCCTCACGCCACGCATGTAGCTCGCCGCAACGAAGCCGACGAGGTCCCCGACGACCCCGCCGCCGAGCGCGAAGATCGTCCCGTCCCGCCCGAGGCCGGTGCGGGCCACGCGACCCAGAAGCTCCGAGTAGACCTTGAGCGACTTGGACTCCTCACCCGCGATAAACTGCAGGTTGTCGAGCACCTCCCAGCCCGCGCTTTCGAGGCTTCCGCACGCGTCCGCGAGGTGCAAAGGCCCGACGTTCGAGTCGGTTACGATAACGCACGGGCCGGGCGACACGTGCGCCGCCAAAACCTCCCCGATCGGGATTTCGGCCCCGATCACGACCGGATAAGACGGCGTGAGGTCTACGGTGACGGTGTTCATCTCCGAGCTTCTCTTTCGGTCGCGACACCCTTTAGCCAGCCGGATATCTCGCCTGCGACGGCGGCCTGCCCGCGTCCGTCGGGGCGCACGGTGAGGTCGGCGGCCCGGCGATACAGAGGTTCCCTTGCGGCGTAGCGAGCGCGGAACTCATCAAAGCCGCCGCCGCGAAGGGGACGCCCCGCGCCCCTCGTTCGCCGGAAAAGAACCTCGAGGTCTTCCTCGATCATAACGGTCGGGACCTTCGCGAGGAGTTCAAGGTTCTCGGGCCTCGTCACCGTCCCCCCGCCGCACGATACGACGGCGCGTTCGCGCAGGACGGCCCTTTTCAGGCACTCGTGTTCCAGGTCGCGAAAGCCACCCTCACCCCGCGTTTCAAAGATCTGCGGTATGGAGATTCCGGCTGCCCGTTCGACCTCTTCGTCGAGATCCACGAAACAGAAGTCGAGGTCGCGGGCGAGCAGCCGCCCGACGGTGCTCTTCCCCGAACCCATGTAGCCGATCAGGGCTACCGTTCGAGCGCGATGTCGTCCGTCGTCGCTCAAGCCGGAACTCAGACGGCGGAGCCGCTGGCTATCTTCGAGATGCGCTCGATGTAGGCGTCGTAGGCGGCCCGGATGTCCACGAGGTTGTCCTGACCGAACTTGTCCAGAAACGCCTCGGCCAGCACGACCGCGACCATCGCCTCGGCTATAACGGCGGCGGCGGGTACGGCGCACGAGTCGGCGCGCTCCTTGAAGCCCATCGCGGCCTCACCCTTGGCGAGGTCAACGGTGCGAAGCTGTTTGGCTATCGTCGAGATCGGCTTCATCGCCGCCGAGATCACGACGGGCTCGCCGTTGGTCATGCCGCCTTCGAGGCCGCCGAGGCGGTTCGAGGCGCGGGTGAGCGCGCCGTCTTCGCCAAGGAGTATTTCGTCCTGCACCTCGCTGGACCGGTGCCGGGCCACGTCGAAACCGATGCCGACCTCGACGCCTTTTATGGCGTTCACGGACATGACGGCTGCGGCGAGACGCGCGTCGAGCTTGTCGCGCCAGTCAACGTAGGAGCCGAGCCCGGGCGGGCAACCCTCGGCCACCACGACGAAAGATCCCCCGAGCGCGTCCCGGGCGTAGCGGGCGTCGTCTATCTCGGACTTCATCCGCTCGGTCGTCTCCGGGTCGGGGCAGCGCACCTCGGATTCGTCGGAGATCCTGACGCCCCGGGCGGCCTCTATCTTGTCCATCGCGACGTTTCCGATGCGGTAGACCGCGCTGTTTACCCTGATCCCGAACTCGGAGAGCAGCTTTCTTGCGACCCCCCCGGCGGCGACGCGGGCGACGGTCTCCCTTGCGCTTGAACGCTCAAGGATGTTTCTCAGGTCCCCGGTCGCGTACTTCTGCATCCCGGCGAGGTCGGCGTGACCGGGCCTCGGGAGGGTGATGTCCTCCGGCGGGTCGTCCACCGGAGCGGGGTTCATCTTGTGCTCCCACTTTGCGTAGTCCTTGTTCCTGACGAGCATCGCTATCGGCGCGCCGAGCGTGTAGCCGTGCCGGACGCCGCCGAGGAACTCAATCTTGTCCGTCTCTATCTTCTGCCTGCCGCCCCGCCCGTAACCCTGCTGACGGCGGGCGAGGTCGCGGTTTACGTCCTCGGCGAGCAGGTCCAGCCCGGCCGGAACACCATGTACCAGCGTTACCTCACCCGGACCGTGCGATTCACCGGACGTGGAGAATGAGAATTTCATGCGTCTTACCTTTCTGTGATCTTTTATGGTTTTCAAGCCGCTCCCGGCCGCGCAAAGCCTGTGCAACCCGCTTCCGAAGAGTCTAGTGTAATTTTCGCTCCCGGCGATCTTTGTGGGGCAGCCGACACCCTGGGTAGACGGGGTGGTCTGACAGGGCGGATCACCGGCTCGGCAGGTTACCCCCGCTGTCGTAGAGATACCCGGTCCCGGAATTTCCACCCGAACCGGAGCCGCCGTTCGCGGAGCCACCGGCTCCTGAACCACCTGCGGAACCACCGTCTGCGGAACCACCGTCTGCGGAACCACCGTCTGCGGAACCACCGTCTGCGGAACCACCCGACTTGCCTCCACCGGCGGACCCCGGTCTGCTCTGCCCAACGGACGATTCATCGTTGCCGTACTGGTTTGCGGTAGCGTTGTTCCCGTCTGGAGCAGAGGTTGTATCCTGGCGAGGGCCATCGTTGCCGTTGCCGCCACGGTTCTCTGACTCTGTAGCTCCACGAGAATCACCGTTTGCGGAACCACCGTTTGCGGAACCACCGTTTGCGGGGTCAGCGTCTGCCGGGTCGCCACCGGAGGTGCCGGGAGTATCCTGAGCCGTGCCGTCGTCCGCCGAAGCGGGCGTGAAGAGCGAACGGAACGGATCTTTCGATTCGTAGGCGGCGAAGGATTCGGCGTTCGGGCTCTCGATCTCGGAGGGCGGGGGGCTCGCCGCGTCGTTGCCCTCGGACTGCGCGACCTCACCGCCGCCATCGCTGGAGGCGACCTCGCCGCTGTTTGCGCTCTCATCCGTTCCACCGACAAACGTTCCGGCGACAACCCACGAAAAGACGAGCAGCGCGATTACGGCCAGCACGGGCGGGATAACCTTGTTCTCCTGGATCAAGGTCCGCCAGACCACCGCGAAGGTCGCGCCCGGCGAAGTCCGACCACCCGCCGAACCCCTGCGTCTGGCACCGCGTAATCTACTGAGCAACGGTCGTCTCCTCCGTTACGGTCGTGGTCTCCGTCGCGCCGGTCGTGGCCTCGGGCGAGATCGGGGCAGCACCCCCGCCGTCACCCTCGGGCTGGAAGTAGATCTCGGCCTCTATCTCCACGTTCAGTATCGGCTCCACCCCGGTCGCGAGGTCCTCCTCCCCCGCATCAACGATTATCGGCTCGTAAGCGACGCTGTTTATCGTTACGAGCCTTACGAGATCGTTGCAGCGGAGCAGAAAGTCCCTTAGTCCTTCATAGGTTCCTTCAAAGGTCATTGTAATCGGTACAACGGAGTAAGGCCCGCCCTGGGGCGGCGCCCCCGGCGTACCGGGCTCTATCCGAACCTGCGTTACCCCGGCGGCGCCCGCAATCTGCTGCAACTGCACCACGAAGGTCGGTATCTCCGGCTCGCTCGGCACCCGCTTGTTCAACTCCAGTATGCGCTGCCCGAGCTCGCCGGAGTTGTCCCTGACCCGCTCGAGGTCCTGCACCTGAGCCTGAAGCTGCGCCACCTGAGCCTCTTTGGCGTCCCGCTCCTCCGCCCGGTCAGAGAGTCGACCGAGCAGCGGCCCCACGACCAGCAGATAACCGAGAAGAATCAAAAGCAACAGAATACCCAGGCCGATCAGAACAAGGCTCCTGCCGCTCAACGCGCTTAAGCTGACCCTTCGATTGAGGTTCACTACGGCTCCAGCCCGACGGTGTCGGCTCCGACGGCGTTTTCCTCATCCTGATACTGAGCTTCAGCAGCGGAGTTGTCGTTTGATTCAACCTGCAGTTCAGAGTCCCGGTCACCGACGATGGTAACCATCTCGGAGCTTACTTCGAAGCTGATCGCCTGCTCCTGGAAGGTGGTGCGGTCGAGTTCGGCCTGTTCGAGCCCGGAGTTTGCAAGAAAGCTGAGGGTGTCCATCTGCAAGATAAAGTCGGCCACGTTTGTGTAGTCTGCCTCCGCGAAGCCCACAAACGTAACTGCTCCCGGCGGCTGGAGCTGCTGACCGACGCTTGCGTCTATATCTACGGGCGCCGCCTCGGCGGTCAGGCTCTGAAGCGAAGTGGTGTTCGGCACAACGAAACGCAACTGCCGCAGAAACTCGTCCCACCAGAACCTTGTGCGAACGATCCCGTCCGCAACCGGCTGCTTGCTCGCTATCTCACTTTCAAGCTGAGCATAAGGCTGAAGCTCTTGTACACGTTCGGTCTGGGCTGCGATCTCCGAGTCGAGGTCTGCGATGGTGTTGTCTATTGAGTTGAGTCGAAAAAGGAAGAAGAGGCTCGACGCGGCGATCACGAAGATTATCGCCGCTCCGACGATGGCGAAGGCGCCGAGCAGTTCCTGTGGTACACCGGCGAGTCCCTGACGGCGGTCCTCTCTAGGGAGTAGGTTTACCCGCCTCATTCTTCCATCGCCAGCCCGAGCGCAACGGCGAGCACCGGCTCCATCTGCGCAAGCTGTTCGTCCGAGACGTTTGAGGTGTTCGCAACGAGCCTCCCGGTCGGTTTTGCAAGACCAGCCGGAACCCCGAGGTAATCCTCCAGATAACCGCCGAGCCCGGCGACGAGCGCGCCCTCACCGGAGACAAGGATCCTCGACACCTCTCTGGCGGAGGGCCGGGAGTTGTGGAACTCGACCGAACGCTGCACCTCGGCCGCCAGCCGCGAGGCCGCGTCCTCCAGCCCGCGCCGGATATCGTACACGAGCGCGGGGTCCAGCCCCCCGCCGGACCCTCCACCCTCGGGCTCCGGCGCTGTCCCCTCACGCGGTTCTCCGGCCTCCTTCTCCGCGTCATCCTGTTCCCCGCCGGTCGCCTCGCCCCCTTCGGTTGCCTCCTCGAATTTCGGGATGTAAAGGGGTTCCGTTATCTCGTAAGTCGTACTCCCGGGTTCATCGTCGCCGGGGTCTTCGGATAAACCTGATTCTGAGGTAAACGGTGAGATATTCGCTTCGGGTTCAAGGGCCAGACGCTCTGCTTCGTCCTGCGAAAGGTCCGCGCTCCGGGTTACGGAAGCGACGAAGTTCCTGAGTCCGAGGTTCAGGAACTGGGAGTGGGTCGGGGTTCGCCCCTGAACAACGACGAGGTTCGAGAACTCGGTACCGACATCGAGCAGAAGGGTGGTGTCTTCGTCGTCGAAAAGGTCTTCGGGGAGGGCGGACCTTGTAAGCGAGAGAGCTTTTACGTCGATGCCCACCGGCTTGAGGCCCCCCTCACGAACGGCCCCGGTGTAGCTTGAGATCATCTCCCGGTGTGCGGCGACGAGTATGACGTGGTCATCGTCGGGGTTCTCCGTCGAAGGCCCGAGCACGACGTGGTCAAGGATAACGTCCTCCATCGGCATGGGAATGTGTTCCTCGGCCTGGAAGCCGAGCGCGCTTTCAAGGTCCTCGGGGCTCAGACGCGGGAAGTCTACGAAGCGGACGATCACGTTGTTTCCAGCGACCCCCAGCACGACCGAGCGACCCCGGAACTCGTGCAGCTCCCAGAACTTGCGGATCTCCCGCGAAAGCAGCTCCGAGTCGGCGACCTCTCCATCCACTATCACGCCCTCGGGCAAGCGGTGGTAACCGACGTGCTGAAGCGTGTATCCGTCCTCGCCCCGCACAAGCTGGACGGCCTTTATCGCCTCCCGGTCGATATCCATTCCGATGGTCGGCCTCTTGACAAACCCGGGCAGCTTCAACGCGCCCCGCAGAGATCATCGCCGAAGAGAATCATCTCGCGTCGGCCCGCTTCACGCAGGAGTTGGATTCGACTACCGCTCCGTCCTCGACGCTCGCCTTGCGCTCGATGCTGGCGTTGTTCCCGAGAACGACCTTCGCCCCGACAACCGCCCCGGCCCCGACGACCGCCCCGGCGGAGACCCAGACCCCCGCCCCGACCTGAGCGTCCCGGTCTATCACCGCCCCGGGGCCGATAAAGCTGTGGCTCCCTATAGAAGCATCCGGATGAACCACCGCCCCGGCCGCGAGTATGCTCCCGTCGCCTACCTCAGCAGCCTCCGAGATATAGGCAATAGGATGCGCCGCCTTGAAAAACTCCCCGCCGAGGGCCCGGATGGAGTTCGCGATCTTCAGTCGCGCCGTTCCGTCCGTTATCGCCACCACCACAAAGGCACTCTCGATGGAGAGCATGCTTTTAAGCATCGCCACGTCCCCGACAACCGGGACACCCCGGACCTTCGGCGGGAGCGTCGCGCAGGCATCGTCGTAGAAGCCGATCACCTGGTTTTCGAGGCCGCTTGCGATAAGAACATCCAGCGCAAGACGACCGTAACCGCCCGCTCCAACGATAACGACCCTCATCTCTTCTTCCATGCCGACCCGCTGCTCTTCGACCTCCGGCTGCGGGTCGAACGTATCAACTCTGGGGCTGTTGATCTCCACCCTCCCCCGTGTCTTCGAGCCTGAACTCTGCGGCAGTCTATCACCGCTTCCGGCTTTTTGCGTAGTTGCCTACACCTGCGGAAACCCCGTCAGAGCCCCGCTTATCAACCGTCCATCTCGAACGACGTCCGGCTTTTCGGGAGCTCTCCCGTAGGTGACCTACCGCAGTAAGATGCCTGAAATATCGTTGCCCCGCAAGAACTCCGCAGCAGACATCCTGCGAGCGCCCGGCGCCTGCAACTCAAGCACCTCCACCCGTCCGGCCCCGCACCAGACAAGGATACGACCCTCCTCCACCGTGGTCCGTCCGGCCTCCCCGCCTCCGGAACCGGCATCGAGCGGCCTGACCCGCCACAGCTTCAACGTTTCGTCCCGACCCGCAACTCCGGTCCTCGCCCCGATGCGCGGTGAGAGCGCGCGCACCACGTCGCTCACCTCCCGCGCCGTCGCATTCCAGTCTATACGCTGATCCTCACCCGAAACCTTAGATGCATACGTTGCCTCGAAACTGTCCTGTTCTCTGAGGGTTATGCTTCCGGCCTCCAGCTCCGACAGAACCTCCACCATAGCTTCACCCCCGAGAGCGGCAAGTCGTTCGGTAAGTTCTCCGCCGGTTGTTTCCGGGTGGATATCCGTGCGGACCACGCGGGCGACGGGCCCGGTATCGAGTCCTTCATCCATCTTCATGATGGAGATGCCGGTCTCCGTCTCCCCGGTTATGATGGCGCGTTCCACGGGGGCGGCCCCCCGGTATTTCGGCAGTACGGAGGCGTGGACGTTGTAGGCCCCGAGCCGGGCGGCCTCGAGGGTCGGCCTGCGAAGGATTTGACCGTAGGCGGCTACGACGAGCACGTCGTTCTCCCGGATGCGTCCGTTCGCCTCGGAGATTCTCTCCGGCTGAAGCAGGGGCAGGTCGTGTTCGCGGGCGAAGTCGGCGACCGGGGTGGGGACGAGCTTCCGGCCCCGGCCTCTTCTGCGGTCGGGCTGGGAGACCACAAGCCCGATTTCGTGTTCGGAGGCGTTCATGGCGCGGAGGATTTCGGCGGCGAAGTCCGGCGTCCCGGCAAAGGCAACCCTCAGCACGACGGGGAGTTCAGGAGCGGTTCAGGAGGCGCTCGCGCATCTCGCGCATCGCGGTGCGCCGCGACTCCCGGTCGGTCCGGTCAAGGATAAGAACACCGTCGAGGTGGTCTATCTCGTGCTGGAAGATCCTCGCCAGAAGACCTTCGGCTTCGATCTCGAACACCTCACCGTCGAGGTCCTGCGCCCGGACGGTTACCTTCGTCGAACGGTCAACGTCAACCTGCACGCCGGGGATCGAGAGACAACCTTCGGGGGAAGTCTCTTCTCCGGAGGCCGAGGAGATCTCGGGGTTCACAAGGACGAGCCGCTCCTCTTCGTACTCGGCGACAAGGATGCGCTGCAGCCGACCGACCTGGTTGCCGGCGAGGCCGATGCCCTCGTGTTCCTCCATCGTCTCGAACATCTCCTCGGCGAGCTTCTCGAGCGATTCGTCGAAAGTACGAACCTCCGAAGCCCGCGACTTGAGTACCGGGTCTCCAAAACGCCTGATCTCGAGTGCCATTCGTTACATCTCCTCCGGGTCTATCTCGACCGTTATCCTGACCCTCCACGATGACCGCGCCGCCTGCCTCGCGATATCGGCTGCAAGAGGGGCGACGGTTTCCCTGCTCCGGGAACTCAGGAGTACAAGCCAGTCGTCTTTGTTTCTGGGATCGGCTACGGGACCGGAGGATCTCACACCACCTCTGTCCGCCCTAGCCGAGATGGATTCTACCGCACGGTGAACCTCCGTTGCGGGCCCGCGAACCGAGAGCCGGGCGAGATGTCCGAACGGAGGGTAGCCGAGCGACCGCAGCCGGGGAAGCTCTCCGCTGGCGAAGGCCCGGTAGTCACCCCGGACGGCGGCCCGAAGCGTGGCGTCCTCCGGGTTGCGCGTCTGTACGACAAGGCTTCCGGCGCACTCCGCGGCCCGGTACAGAACACGGAACGCCCGTTCGGCCGTAGCCGTCCGGTCTCCGAACAGCATGTCGTCCGCATCCGGCACCGCTACCACATCGCGGCAGACCTCCAGCAGGCGCGAGGGCGTTCCGACGACTACCGAAGCGTCTGCGTCAACGCTCTCCCGGGCCGTCAGGCGTCCGACCGTGACCCCGAGCTTCTCCCGGAGCCGAAAGGCGACGCCCTCCACCGTCGCGCCGGAGGTGGTCGTCCGGCGTGAACCGCAGCGCGCACAACCCGCATCTTCAAGAGCACCCCCACCGCAGCCGGCGCAGGCCGCCGGTCCGTCCGCTCCGCCATCACCGGAGGTCGAAAGCGGTTCGTTGCAGTTCGAGCAGGAGCGGGTTCGACCGCAACCCCGACAGACAACGTAGGACGAAGAGCTCGTTCGAGCGACCACCACGCCAACCGTCCCGTCGGATTCCAGCGTCCGGCGACAGGCGTCGAGCAGCGCGCGGCTGAACGAAGAGCCGGTCCCGCGCATATCTACGAGGCGGATCCCGGGCCATAAACCGTGGTGTTCGGCGGGGAGTTCCGTAACCCGCCCGGCCCCGACCGCCGCGTAGAGCCGGAGAGACGGACAGGGTGAGAGGAAGAGAACGCCTGAGCCCTCGATCCTCGCCCGCAGCGCGGATATATCCCGGACGTGCATCGGCACCCCCTCGTGTCCCGGCCTCGCCCGGTGAGCCGGGTTCGGCTCGTCGAGGATGATAACGGAGAAAGGTTTCGAAAGCGGCGTCAGAGTGGCGGCCCGGGTCCCGACCAGCACGTCCAGCCCGCCTTCCGCAGCTTCTCGCCAGACCTCACCCCGACCATCCCCGATACCGGCGTGATAGACCCCGATGCGCGTCCCGTCGGGCAGCTCGTTCCGGAGCCGACCGGCGATCTCCTCGACCCTCGCCACTTCCGGCGCAAGCACGAGCGCACCAGCCCCGGAGCCCACGACCCTTGCGACCGCCGCAACGGCCTCGTCGCACAGGCGAGCCGTCGGAACCCGCCGAAGAAAGACCCCGCCCGGAAACTCTACCGGCCCCGTTGCGGCGTCGCACCGCTCCCCCCCGCCCGCTACAAAGATCGACTCCGAGCATCGCTGTTCTTCGAGGCTCACCAGACCACGCCCGACAAGGGCTCGGAGCGTCTGACGC
This sequence is a window from Rubrobacter indicoceani. Protein-coding genes within it:
- a CDS encoding TlyA family RNA methyltransferase, which gives rise to MKDRTRLDAALVALGLAENRSKAQAVVISGSVRVGGEVATKPGLKVSPDAEITLKEDSRRYVSRAGEKLARALDDFGVDAADRLCLDAGASTGGFTDVLLRRGAKEVCAVDVGYGQFDWRLRNDGRVAVMERTNVRNLRGENLPFAPDLLVSDLSFISLSVALGGLLSSTPSIREAVLLVKPQFEAGPDLVGRGGLVSDRGVHAEVVTTVAESFDALGFGAVGVVRSATRGRKSGNQEYVMRLFRGQSGSLSNEKVLEVVGGV
- a CDS encoding polyprenyl synthetase family protein — protein: MAEAGAGRWESHRIIFEEYLAGLSFTAEPELSVLQEAMRYSLLAGGKRVRPTLCMEAALVFGAEPEVALPSAAAIELIHTYSLIHDDLPAMDDDDFRRGRPTLHKKYGEAMAILAGDAFFGEALTLITVHQKGRPEQVLEVVQELADSTGVEGMVGGQVIDMAQTGAGSDADPRTLRMIHEFKTGALIKSSARIGAIVAGAPESGKDAISDYAAELGLCFQIVDDVLNATATTEELGKSAGSDEEQGKATFVGVYGLEGARREADESVGRALGALSKIDGDTSGLEQLALFVRHRGS
- the nusB gene encoding transcription antitermination factor NusB — its product is MSRRTGRKQAFQILYGSDVTRSGTAEAVKRWRSYRGDPDPYAVRLCYGIEKNAEEIDAVISKVAVGWPIGRMNAVDRTVLRIGVFEMSHAGDVPAHVAITEAVELAKGFSSDEAPTFVGGVLRGAESYLASEASESGGDKDPAEPPGKKVSHG
- the efp gene encoding elongation factor P yields the protein MITTNQFKNGSAIRVDNKRFTIVFFQHVKPGKGSAFVRTKLRNMDTGATIEKTFRAGEKVDSIRTESRQMSYLYRDGDLHYFMDTDTYEQLPIPQDVIGENAGYITANGTVSVLSADGEIVSVEPPSHVDLSVTDTDPGLKGDTATGGSKPATLETGLTVQVPLFVNVGDRIRVDTRSREYLTRV
- a CDS encoding type II 3-dehydroquinate dehydratase, which produces MKIAVLNGVNLGALGTRRPEIYGTLTLGDITSGLASAFPTVEFDFRQTDHEGEMVGFVRAAASSDGLILNPGAWTHYAYALHDALEPLEIPKVEVHISNVHAREEWRRHSVVSPAVSAVVAGMGPYGYHAATGYILAREGT
- the aroB gene encoding 3-dehydroquinate synthase, translated to MNTVTVDLTPSYPVVIGAEIPIGEVLAAHVSPGPCVIVTDSNVGPLHLADACGSLESAGWEVLDNLQFIAGEESKSLKVYSELLGRVARTGLGRDGTIFALGGGVVGDLVGFVAASYMRGVRLVMLPTTLLSMVDSSVGGKVGLDLPEGKNLVGAFHQPEAVVADIARLETLPEREISNGLAELVKMGLLAGGEYFRDLDAISAARSGDSGPLVKLIEHAVRYKASVVERDEREGGLRSVLNYGHTIGHGLEAASGYRLSHGEAISLGMVCAAKIGAKHTGFDLMERQRELLLACGLPVTQTGFDAGAVLAAMSRDKKRAAEDGARMHRFVLLEEIGRPVWGVSVSEPEVIEALETLKGAG
- a CDS encoding shikimate kinase, with protein sequence MSDDGRHRARTVALIGYMGSGKSTVGRLLARDLDFCFVDLDEEVERAAGISIPQIFETRGEGGFRDLEHECLKRAVLRERAVVSCGGGTVTRPENLELLAKVPTVMIEEDLEVLFRRTRGAGRPLRGGGFDEFRARYAAREPLYRRAADLTVRPDGRGQAAVAGEISGWLKGVATEREARR
- the aroC gene encoding chorismate synthase, which produces MKFSFSTSGESHGPGEVTLVHGVPAGLDLLAEDVNRDLARRQQGYGRGGRQKIETDKIEFLGGVRHGYTLGAPIAMLVRNKDYAKWEHKMNPAPVDDPPEDITLPRPGHADLAGMQKYATGDLRNILERSSARETVARVAAGGVARKLLSEFGIRVNSAVYRIGNVAMDKIEAARGVRISDESEVRCPDPETTERMKSEIDDARYARDALGGSFVVVAEGCPPGLGSYVDWRDKLDARLAAAVMSVNAIKGVEVGIGFDVARHRSSEVQDEILLGEDGALTRASNRLGGLEGGMTNGEPVVISAAMKPISTIAKQLRTVDLAKGEAAMGFKERADSCAVPAAAVIAEAMVAVVLAEAFLDKFGQDNLVDIRAAYDAYIERISKIASGSAV
- the pilO gene encoding type 4a pilus biogenesis protein PilO — encoded protein: MSGRSLVLIGLGILLLLILLGYLLVVGPLLGRLSDRAEERDAKEAQVAQLQAQVQDLERVRDNSGELGQRILELNKRVPSEPEIPTFVVQLQQIAGAAGVTQVRIEPGTPGAPPQGGPYSVVPITMTFEGTYEGLRDFLLRCNDLVRLVTINSVAYEPIIVDAGEEDLATGVEPILNVEIEAEIYFQPEGDGGGAAPISPEATTGATETTTVTEETTVAQ